From one Rattus norvegicus strain BN/NHsdMcwi chromosome 7, GRCr8, whole genome shotgun sequence genomic stretch:
- the LOC120093621 gene encoding sentrin-specific protease 2-like, whose protein sequence is MSSMDKTPATILTDPLSTKTTTEPPMIVWLTNTVTCQSESCAIAESRQVSKGHPHGPCRRQLGKQHGRVYCEHSGRGQKRKYQAEGKKAWQHEEPILPLKRLKPQQWEIELGVEEPGQGLIQNPQEVVPFHQKTPEFTKGPEEQAVTETKSVDGGNGPKGPYSNIEEYVQKHLNGMYPSLLGNCQPWGSVSSDSQNAFQHPLDSSKDIKGCVDAQIHASQTPQICENRVSNGILPKQMPIADAKEKAPQDQKQSTGLDHGSLVTADIQKEISSALGPGPQDQVLSCAFNMTITRADMRTLSDSAWLNDNVINFYMNLLVDRNQTQGYPALHAFNTFFYTKLKSGGYRSVRRWTKAVNLFAKELILVPVHLDVHWSLVVTDLREKSIVYLDSMGHKRPDVLELIFHYLQDESKARRHVDLNPSEWKQYSMPTEKIPQQGNDRDCGVFTCKYADYISRGCPITFSQQHMPLFRKRMVWEILHQSLL, encoded by the coding sequence ATGTCCAGTATGGATAAGACACCTGCAACTATACTAACTGATCCTTTATCCACGAAGACAACAACTGAGCCCCCAATGATAGTCTGGCTGACAAACACTGTGACTTGCCAATCAGAAAGCTGTGCCATAGCAGAGAGCCGGCAGGTGAGCAAAGGCCATCCACATGGCCCCTGTAGACGGCAACTGGGCAAGCAGCATGGGAGAGTGTACTGTGAGCATTCAggaagaggccaaaagaggaagTACCAGGCAGAAGGTAAAAAGGCTTGGCAGCATGAAGAGCCCATCCTACCTCTGAAGAGGCTGAAACCACAGCAGTGGGAAATAGAGCTTGGGGTTGAAGAGCCAGGCCAGGGTCTGATACAGAACCCCCAAGAAGTGGTTCCATTCCACCAAAAGACCCCAGAGTTCACCAAAGGCCCCGAGGAACAGGCTGTGACTGAGACAAAGTCTGTGGATGGAGGTAATGGACCAAAGGGTCCCTACAGCAACATAGAGGAATATGTTCAGAAACACCTCAATGGAATGTACCCAAGCTTGTTGGGAAACTGTCAACCCTGGGGCTCTGTGAGCTCAGACTCTCAGAATGCTTTCCAGCACCCATTGGACTCCTCAAAGGACATCAAAGGCTGTGTGGATGCACAGATTCATGCTTCTCAAACACCTCAAATCTGTGAAAACAGAGTCAGCAATGGCATTCTCCCCAAACAAATGCCAATAGCTGACGCCAAAGAAAAGGCTCCTCAAGACCAAAAGCAGAGCACAGGGCTGGACCATGGCTCTCTGGTCACAGCGGACATACAAAAGGAAATCAGTAGCGCACTTGGCCCAGGGCCACAAGACCAGGTCTTGAGCTGTGCCTTCAATATGACCATCACTCGAGCAGACATGCGCACCCTGAGTGACAGCGCGTGGCTCAATGACAACGTCATTAATTTTTACATGAATCTTCTCGTGGACAGAAATCAGACTCAAGGATACCCTGCCCTTCATGCATTTAACACCTTCTTTTACACCAAGCTAAAGAGTGGGGGCTACAGATCAGTCCGAAGATGGACCAAGGCAGTAAACCTCTTTGCAAAGGAACTGATTCTGGTGCCGGTTCACTTGGATGTGCACTGGAGCCTGGTGGTGACAGACCTAAGAGAGAAGAGTATTGTCTACCTGGATTCCATGGGACATAAGAGACCAGATGTCCTTGAGCTGATCTTCCACTATCTGCAGGATGAGAGCAAAGCCAGAAGGCATGTGGATCTGAACCCTTCGGAATGGAAGCAGTACAGCATGCCAACAGAGAAGATTCCTCAGCAGGGGAATGACAGGGACTGCGGTGTGTTTACCTGCAAATACGCAGATTACATCTCCAGAGGCTGCCCCATCACCTTCTCTCAGCAGCACATGCCCCTGTTTAGGAAGAGGATGGTGTGGGAAATCCTGCACCAGAGCCTACTGTAG